The Antedon mediterranea chromosome 11, ecAntMedi1.1, whole genome shotgun sequence genome window below encodes:
- the LOC140063102 gene encoding uncharacterized protein, which yields MYSIQDVKGNPGEPIARLNPLGWTCIGNLGSTPTEIQTNFTFVSKPSDEITKLIHQYWDIPNIPENSHTINQDEKTTMERTEKSLSYQDGRYSIVIPWKSEIKTQQIPDTYPVAEQRLRNTEKRLLRSPLLAKSYDEIIQKHQEKGYIRKVPPEEEKKPNNVWYLPHFPIIRSEKQTTKIRIVFDAAAQTPGFTEGNDGEGMYE from the exons ATGTACTCAATACAAGACGTAAAAGGAAATCCAGGAGAACCGATAGCTAGGTTAAACCCACTTGGATGGACATGTATCGGCAATCTGGGTAGTACACCAACAGAAATTCAAACAAACTTTACATTCGTCAGCAAGCCAAGTGACGAAATAACGAAGTTAATACATCAATACTGGGATATACCAAACATACCAGAAAATAGTCACACTAtcaatcaagacgaaaaaacaacCATGGAGAGGACTGAAAAATCACTGTCTTACCAAGATGGCAGATATAGCATAGTTATCCCATGGAAGAGTGAAATCAAAACTCAGCAAATTCCAGACACCTATCCCGTAGCAGAACAACGTCTTCGGAACACAGAAAAAAGGTTACTAAGATCACCCCTGCTGGCCAAATCATATGATGAAATAATTCAAAAACATCAGGAAAAGGGGTATATCCGTAAAGTGCCGCCAGAAGAAGAGAAAAAACCCAACAACGTATGGTATCTGCCTCACTTTCCCATTATACGTTCAGAGAAACAGACTACAAAGATCAGAATCGTATTCGACGCTGCAGCTCAAACTCCAG GTTTCACTGAAGGCAATGACGGAGAAGGCATGTACGAGTGA